A genomic segment from Microbacterium sp. SORGH_AS_0428 encodes:
- a CDS encoding FdhF/YdeP family oxidoreductase, with amino-acid sequence MPMKPPTANIDETRVHVSRPKKVAVGVPAVLHALQIANEQMGLKRSAETLLRVNQKDGFDCPGCAWPEEDKRHVAEFCENGAKAVAEEATVRRVGPEFFAAHSIEDLRQGDDWWLGQQGRLTHPMVLDEGATHYRPISWDAALEMIADELRSLSHPDEAVFYTSGRTSNEAAFLYQLLVRGLGTNNLPDCSNMCHESSGSALTETIGIGKGTVSIEDIHEADLLIVAGQNPGTNHPRMLSALEKAKQRGARIIAVNPLPEAGLMRFENPQTPRGVAFGGTKLADRFVQIRSGGDQALFHAIGKHLLEAQDRDGDVLDTAFISAHTSGFESYRRQMADAEWSQLEEATGLSEQELRAIGDEVRASKATIVCWAMGLTQHKHSVPTLRDVVNVLLLQGNIGRPGAGVCPVRGHSNVQGDRTVGIYEKPADAFLDALDREFSFSAPRAHGFDTVAAIRAMRDDRVRFFMGMGGNFVSATPDTAVVEAGMARVGLTVHVSTKLNRSHVITGRRALILPTLGRTDRDRRGGREQRVTVEDSMGAVHASRGRLAPPSDDMLSEVAIIARLCALVFGGGSSPQDAPAAHDGDHERTLPEHGTVEPEGLDAAGLHDPANVPHADWAALEADYALIRSHIERVIPGFEDYESRIQKGRTFFLPNGPRDERRFATIDGKARFTVNPLEYPRIPAGRLLLQTLRSHDQYNTTVYGKDDRYRGIHGGRRVVLVNAEDIRELGFVDGEIVDLVSEWTDADGRLEERRAESFRIVSYDTPRQNAAAYYPETNVLVPLESVADVSGTPTSKAVIVRLEHR; translated from the coding sequence ATGCCGATGAAGCCGCCGACGGCCAATATCGATGAGACCCGCGTGCACGTGTCGCGACCGAAGAAGGTCGCGGTGGGCGTGCCGGCCGTGCTCCACGCGCTCCAGATCGCGAACGAGCAGATGGGCCTCAAACGATCCGCCGAGACCCTCCTCCGCGTCAATCAGAAGGACGGTTTCGACTGTCCCGGCTGCGCGTGGCCGGAGGAGGACAAGCGCCATGTCGCGGAGTTCTGCGAGAACGGAGCCAAGGCCGTCGCGGAGGAGGCGACCGTACGTCGCGTCGGACCGGAGTTCTTCGCCGCGCACTCGATCGAGGACCTTCGCCAGGGCGACGACTGGTGGCTCGGACAGCAGGGGCGGCTGACGCATCCGATGGTGCTCGACGAAGGGGCGACGCACTACCGCCCCATCTCGTGGGATGCCGCGCTCGAGATGATCGCGGACGAGCTGAGGTCACTGTCTCACCCCGACGAGGCGGTGTTCTACACATCCGGTCGCACCTCGAACGAGGCGGCGTTCCTGTACCAGCTGCTCGTGCGCGGCCTCGGTACCAACAACCTGCCCGACTGCTCGAACATGTGCCACGAGTCGAGCGGCTCGGCGCTGACGGAGACGATCGGCATCGGCAAGGGCACCGTCTCCATCGAGGACATCCACGAGGCGGACCTGTTGATCGTGGCAGGACAGAACCCGGGCACCAACCATCCCCGCATGCTCTCGGCCCTCGAGAAGGCCAAGCAGCGCGGAGCGCGCATCATCGCGGTGAACCCGCTGCCCGAAGCGGGCCTCATGCGGTTCGAGAACCCCCAGACCCCGCGCGGGGTCGCTTTCGGCGGCACGAAGCTCGCCGACCGCTTCGTGCAGATCCGCTCCGGCGGCGATCAGGCGCTCTTCCACGCGATCGGCAAGCACCTGCTCGAGGCGCAGGACCGCGACGGCGACGTGCTGGACACGGCCTTCATTAGCGCCCACACGAGCGGGTTCGAGTCGTACCGCCGTCAGATGGCGGATGCGGAGTGGTCCCAGCTGGAGGAGGCCACCGGCCTCAGCGAGCAGGAGCTGCGCGCCATCGGCGACGAGGTGCGCGCCTCGAAGGCGACGATCGTGTGCTGGGCGATGGGGCTCACTCAGCACAAGCACTCCGTGCCCACCCTCCGTGACGTCGTGAACGTGCTCCTGCTGCAGGGCAACATCGGCCGCCCGGGGGCGGGGGTCTGCCCGGTTCGCGGTCACTCGAACGTGCAGGGAGACCGCACGGTCGGCATCTACGAGAAGCCGGCGGATGCGTTCCTCGACGCGCTCGATCGGGAGTTCTCCTTCTCCGCGCCCCGTGCCCACGGTTTCGACACCGTCGCCGCCATCCGTGCGATGCGCGACGACAGGGTCCGTTTCTTCATGGGAATGGGAGGCAACTTCGTGTCGGCGACGCCCGACACCGCGGTCGTCGAGGCGGGCATGGCGCGCGTGGGGCTCACGGTGCACGTGTCGACCAAGCTGAACCGTTCCCACGTCATCACCGGCCGACGTGCGCTGATCCTCCCGACGCTCGGACGCACGGACCGCGATCGTCGTGGTGGCCGGGAGCAGCGCGTCACGGTGGAGGACTCGATGGGCGCCGTGCACGCCTCGCGCGGCCGGCTGGCGCCGCCCTCGGACGACATGCTCAGCGAGGTCGCGATCATCGCGCGGCTGTGTGCGCTCGTCTTCGGCGGCGGATCCTCGCCCCAGGACGCGCCGGCCGCGCACGACGGCGATCACGAACGCACGCTTCCCGAACACGGAACCGTCGAGCCGGAAGGCCTGGATGCGGCCGGCCTCCACGATCCGGCCAACGTGCCGCACGCCGACTGGGCCGCCCTCGAGGCGGACTATGCGCTCATCCGCTCGCACATCGAGCGGGTCATCCCGGGGTTCGAGGACTACGAGAGCCGCATCCAGAAGGGGCGCACCTTCTTCCTGCCGAACGGTCCGCGCGACGAGCGCCGGTTCGCGACGATCGACGGGAAGGCGCGTTTCACCGTCAATCCGCTCGAGTACCCGCGCATCCCTGCCGGGCGTCTGCTGCTGCAGACGCTGCGCTCTCACGATCAGTACAACACCACCGTCTACGGCAAGGACGACCGGTACCGCGGGATCCACGGCGGCCGGCGCGTGGTGCTCGTCAACGCCGAAGACATCCGCGAACTCGGCTTCGTCGACGGGGAGATCGTCGACCTCGTCTCCGAGTGGACGGACGCGGACGGCAGGCTGGAGGAGCGCCGCGCCGAGAGCTTCCGCATCGTCTCCTACGACACGCCCCGTCAGAATGCTGCCGCCTACTACCCCGAGACGAACGTGCTCGTGCCCCTGGAGTCGGTCGCCGACGTGAGCGGGACGCCGACCTCCAAAGCGGTCATCGTGCGCCTCGAGCACCGCTGA
- the fdhD gene encoding formate dehydrogenase accessory sulfurtransferase FdhD, whose amino-acid sequence MGRLTERTPVTRIAFTDDGVSTRRRADTVVVEEPLEVRVSGEPLVVTMRTPGHDLELAAGFLTGEGVIAAGSDVRSAIHCGGPGSTPVGAPQSENTYNVLDMALAPGSEIPAKDAARNFYTTSSCGVCGAASIEQITKVSRFDLSADDSRAPARWLASLPDTLRSGQALFEKTGGLHAAALFDIATGELLVLREDVGRHNAVDKVVGWALLADRLPLAGTVLQVSGRASFELAQKAIMAGIPVLAAVSAPSSLAVELASSMHLTLVGFSRGTSLNVYAHPERVAVEE is encoded by the coding sequence ATGGGAAGACTCACCGAGCGCACGCCGGTCACGCGCATCGCCTTCACGGACGACGGCGTCTCGACACGTCGCCGCGCGGACACGGTCGTCGTGGAGGAACCGCTGGAGGTGCGCGTGAGCGGGGAGCCGCTCGTCGTGACGATGCGCACCCCGGGTCACGATCTCGAGCTGGCCGCCGGGTTCCTCACGGGGGAGGGCGTCATCGCCGCCGGCTCCGACGTCCGCAGCGCGATCCACTGCGGAGGGCCGGGAAGCACCCCCGTCGGTGCACCCCAGAGCGAGAACACCTACAACGTGCTCGACATGGCCCTCGCGCCCGGCAGCGAGATCCCCGCCAAGGATGCGGCCCGCAACTTCTACACGACGAGCTCCTGCGGCGTCTGCGGAGCCGCATCCATCGAACAGATCACCAAGGTGTCGCGTTTCGACCTGTCCGCCGACGACAGCCGCGCTCCCGCGCGGTGGCTCGCCTCGCTCCCCGACACGTTGCGCAGCGGTCAGGCACTGTTCGAGAAGACGGGCGGCCTGCACGCGGCGGCGCTCTTCGACATCGCGACGGGCGAGCTGCTGGTGCTGCGTGAGGACGTGGGGCGCCACAACGCCGTCGACAAGGTGGTCGGCTGGGCGCTGCTCGCCGATCGGCTGCCCCTCGCAGGCACCGTGCTGCAGGTCTCGGGTCGTGCCAGCTTCGAGCTCGCGCAGAAGGCGATCATGGCGGGCATCCCCGTGCTGGCCGCGGTCTCGGCGCCGTCCTCGCTCGCGGTGGAGCTGGCCTCGTCGATGCACCTCACCCTCGTGGGGTTCTCCCGCGGCACCTCGCTGAACGTGTACGCGCACCCCGAGCGGGTGGCCGTCGAGGAGTGA
- a CDS encoding L-serine ammonia-lyase, with translation MSAYVSAFELFSIGVGPSSSHTVGPMRAAGVFVDRLADAGLLERVHRVRCELFGSLGATGIGHGTPDAIVAGLAGHRPDTVDPDLVRGAWSAIGDDGMLLLAGIHPVRFQRADIVLSPRVRRPEHPNALTLTAWDAAGEPLASETYFSVGGGFIRRDGEALQAPAAVPHPYSSAAQLLALCAETGLSIAEIARRNEEAWRSEDDVRTGLDAIWDAMSACVAAGLAHDGVLPGRLGVKRRAGSLRAQLESAQAIGHRELPGEWLGAFALAVNEENAAGGRVVTAPTNGAAGILPAVAMYWWRFLADAGVGLDRAIADDERPRGIRRFLLTATALGSLFKANASISGAEGGCQAEVGSACAMAAGGLTAVMGGTPAQIENAAEIAMEHHLGLTCDPVGGLVQIPCIERNAIAAATAVTASRLALRGDGSHYVSLDTVVETMRQTGIDMSTKYKETSEGGLAVNVVEC, from the coding sequence GTGAGCGCATACGTCTCGGCGTTCGAGTTGTTCTCCATCGGTGTCGGACCCTCGAGCTCCCACACCGTCGGGCCGATGCGCGCCGCCGGGGTCTTCGTCGACCGTCTCGCGGATGCGGGGCTGCTCGAGCGCGTGCATCGTGTGCGGTGCGAGCTGTTCGGCTCCCTGGGTGCGACGGGCATCGGGCACGGCACCCCCGACGCGATCGTCGCGGGGCTGGCGGGTCACCGACCCGACACGGTGGACCCGGATCTCGTGCGCGGCGCGTGGTCCGCGATCGGTGACGACGGGATGCTCCTGCTCGCAGGCATCCATCCGGTCCGCTTCCAGAGAGCCGACATCGTGCTCTCGCCCCGCGTGCGTCGTCCGGAGCACCCCAACGCCCTCACGCTGACGGCGTGGGATGCGGCGGGGGAGCCCCTCGCGAGTGAGACCTACTTCTCGGTCGGCGGCGGCTTCATCCGCCGCGACGGCGAGGCGCTACAGGCCCCTGCGGCCGTGCCCCATCCGTACTCCAGCGCCGCCCAGCTGCTCGCGCTGTGCGCCGAGACCGGCCTCTCCATCGCCGAGATCGCCCGCCGCAACGAGGAGGCCTGGCGCAGCGAGGACGACGTGCGCACCGGACTCGACGCGATCTGGGACGCGATGAGCGCCTGCGTCGCGGCCGGGCTCGCCCACGACGGCGTGCTCCCGGGCCGGCTCGGTGTCAAGCGTCGCGCCGGATCGCTGCGCGCGCAGCTCGAGAGCGCCCAGGCGATCGGCCATCGTGAGCTTCCCGGCGAGTGGCTCGGAGCCTTCGCGCTCGCCGTCAACGAGGAGAACGCCGCGGGCGGGCGGGTGGTGACGGCGCCCACGAACGGGGCTGCCGGCATCCTTCCCGCCGTCGCCATGTACTGGTGGCGCTTCCTCGCGGATGCGGGCGTCGGCCTCGACCGGGCGATCGCCGACGACGAGCGGCCGCGCGGCATCCGGCGCTTCCTGCTGACGGCCACCGCGCTCGGATCCTTGTTCAAAGCGAACGCCTCGATCTCAGGGGCGGAGGGCGGATGCCAGGCCGAGGTCGGCTCGGCCTGCGCGATGGCGGCGGGTGGGCTCACGGCCGTCATGGGAGGAACCCCGGCGCAGATCGAGAACGCGGCCGAGATCGCGATGGAGCACCACCTCGGTCTCACCTGCGACCCCGTCGGCGGGCTCGTGCAGATCCCGTGCATCGAACGCAATGCCATCGCCGCCGCCACGGCGGTCACCGCCTCCCGTCTCGCGCTGCGCGGCGACGGTTCGCACTACGTCTCGCTCGACACCGTCGTCGAGACGATGCGTCAGACGGGCATCGACATGTCGACGAAGTACAAGGAGACGAGTGAGGGCGGTCTCGCCGTCAACGTCGTCGAGTGCTGA
- a CDS encoding MarR family winged helix-turn-helix transcriptional regulator — translation MSDRRLAIDAWESLFRAQHEIFAEVGADFEQSGLQQGEYDVLLTVTRAPDMSARLRDVTRNMLISQPSVSRLVDRMVARGLLSKCTDPDDGRGAIVRATDTGARLFRSIAAVHSRSIAEHMSTLDDDELRTLLDLTQKLRPRRD, via the coding sequence ATGAGCGACCGCCGTCTGGCCATCGATGCCTGGGAGAGCCTGTTCCGGGCCCAGCACGAGATCTTCGCGGAGGTGGGGGCCGACTTCGAGCAGAGCGGCCTGCAGCAGGGCGAGTACGACGTGCTCCTGACCGTCACCCGGGCCCCCGACATGTCGGCGCGGCTGCGCGACGTGACGCGCAACATGCTCATCAGCCAGCCCAGCGTCTCGCGTCTGGTCGACCGGATGGTCGCGCGCGGACTGCTCTCCAAGTGCACCGATCCCGACGACGGCCGCGGCGCCATCGTCCGGGCCACCGACACGGGTGCACGGCTGTTCCGCTCCATCGCAGCAGTGCACAGCCGATCGATCGCCGAGCATATGTCGACCCTCGACGACGACGAGCTGCGCACCCTGCTGGATCTCACGCAGAAGCTCCGGCCCCGTCGGGACTGA